The nucleotide sequence TCGGAACCTACAATGAAACAAGTTCCACTACTACCAATCCAAACACACTAATGAATAAACAAATATAACAGAATGCCTACTTAAAATTCATTTTTCTAAAAACTCCTCATAATATCTGTTTCATGAAAACAAATTTCTAATCTTGAGATCCAAACAACCACAAAGTACCAGAGTACCAACCATAGCTTCCATCATCATTGCGCCGCCAATAGCGCACATAACAAAGATCACGAGGCCAAACAAACCTGGCAAAGTATTCATCAAATCCATGACAGGCTccataaaattaattaaataacctTGAATTCATGAAGATTGTGATAAACATTAATCATGAAATACAAGAGTCAATATTTAATCCATGTTCCTAGGAAATATAGTACAACTTAGCACCAACCAATTAAAAAGCCAACATGCATATATCATTAATGTAACATGTGGCATCATGTCATTTTTTTACCAAGAAAACAATGTGTCATGATTTTGCAATGACTCCGCACTTCTTGTGGAGTACAGATACAGAAGGTCATGAGAGGAATATTTCCAGCAAAAGGTAAAACATACATTGGGAACCAATCGAGTTGTAGCCTATGGTATAGTATTGCAGTGTGGCCATCGACCTCCTCTACCAGACTACCATACTGAAAGCTGCAGTCCCACCTTACAAAACGAAAAAGTAAATAATATGGATAAGTTTAAGGAAAAGAATAATGCACAATTGTGGAGCAAATTTATTAAACATAGAAAGAAAGAATTACTCAAAACGTGTAGTATCCATGCTCATAACAAGCTGAAATATAGCCTCACAGGAGGCTTCAACCACATCAACAGCCTTCATTGCTCTGCTACAGCTTCTTGCCTATTAATAGCAGACAAGCATCAAGCAACATGAGAATATGGCTTAGATTTAAACTACCTGTACATAGCTATACCCATCAATAACTTACAAGGTAATCAACATCTTGGAGCTCCTCAAAAATGCGGAGGCCTGAAGAAATCAACAGCACATCAGAAGAGCAACCCAGTTACACAGCAGAGAAACAGAGTTACGAGCAAAACAGAAGTTCTTGCCATTCTGGCATCTGACAAGGCACCAGTGTCCTCTAGAGAAAACTTGCTCAGGGCTTCCTTGATTTGATATTCCCAAATCATTTTCACGGGTCCAGTCATATAAAGATTCTGGAGGGCCTGCAAAAGGCAACAGTAGAACAATTATTTGTTAAGCGCTGAAAGAAAATAATTCTTGTTTAGCTAGCTAGCTCGTGCGTGCGTGTGGAAGGGAACAGGCAAGCCAAGTTAGGTGACATGTTACAGACCATTCCCGATTGTTGTTCTCCTTAGCAATGATCGCtgattttcctcttcttcttcctcttcatgaCTGTACCTGCCATGAGAGAATATGGGCACATATCATTTTGGTAGAAGTTCATAATTCTGCATATTATCATGCAACAGACAGAAATAAAATTACACCCAGGCGCTAGTAGAGTTTGAGATTTGTCAAGTATACACAAACTTGAGTTAAAATGCATTCAACAAGACAGTCTTCCTTCTTTCATTGTAAACTACTGCAAAACCAAAGTGCTAGATGAGTTGAGGCACACACCTACCCAGTGTTTACTTATTTAAGATCATAAAGGTTTAAATGTTTAGATCACAAAGTAGCATCTCAGAAGAATACCATCTGAACAAAAATAATCATCCTGCCAATGTGACGTTTTCAGAAATACTAGCTGTTGAGAGCCCAAATAAGAAAGATGGGAGATGTAGCCAAAACATTACCAAACTGGTACAAGCAAAGCGTTAGCAGAGAAGGGTATCAAAAAATGCTTTAGCCACAACATAGAAACAAATGAACTTGAAAGGGCAATAGCAGAAACTGGTAGAACCATAAAAGTGAAAATAGAAGCATAATTGGCAACAGAACCATGGAAGTCAGCTACTTACTGACTTTCGCGGTCAGATGAAGAAGATTTCCTTCCATTTTCTAAGCTAGCCTTTTGCTGCGATGTGCTAAAGGCCTTGTTGCCATCACTCGGCGCTACTCCCTGTTGCTGCACCATTCAAAAAGAAACTAGTGTAAACCACAGGAAAATTTGCTATTATGTAGATTCATAATTAGGGTGTGAATTGCTGCCCCTAAGGGTCTCCAACGACCCTCTTTAGTTCAATTATTATGAATACTAGTTTTCAAAAAATGTGACCAAATTTTGGAGTAGTAACTAAAGAGGATCGGTCAAGACCCTTAGGTGGCATCCATTTGCATCCCTATTCATAATCACTTTCATGTTCTACTAGTACTTTGCAATATGAGTAACAGATTAGCACAGTTTAGGGTTTCCACGTGTTGAACCTGATCGATGACCATCTCGATTTTCTCCTTCCAAATTAGAGCTTCCTGTATATTGAATGCCGCCATCTGATGCATGCCACAGAAAGGGATTGAGCTAAATGAGTGGTATTTAACTGAAGGCAGCATGTAGGATGCAAATCCAAAGACTTCTATCATAATATTAGgcacaaaagagatgaaatgggaagaagaaaaaaagttggCAACGATAGAAAGCAGTTTGAAATTCGGCAATCTACTGTTGAATGCACTAAATAAAGTGAAGTTGCTCCGAATGAATAAATCATGGATTTACCGTGATGCGGTTGTGCTTCTCCCTTTTGTTGTAGACGCATAAGACATAAAGCATCTGCAGCAGTAGAAGTAATGCCCGAATGGAATCACCATCGCAGTCATCGCAGAATTATGATAACAAAAAAGAAGAAcaccaaaaagaagaagagagagagagaggaaaacaGTTGTACATGTCCATGGTGCATCTTGAGCCCCCTGTCCTCCACCCTGCAGTTGCCATCGATGGGGAGGGACTTGATGGGGAGCTTTCCCCCGACCTTGTCGGCCTTGTGCTGCGGCTTGCGCTTGTAGTAGGACAGCATCCGTGGCTCCAGCACGAAGTAGCGGGTGTGGACGAAGGAGCGGCCGATCTTGCGCCGACCGTAACGGACCATCCACCCCTCGTACACCaccgaggaggacgaggacgacatcATCCCCCTCCCTCAGATCCCTCCCTCTCCTCAGTAGCAAAAACACAGCATCAGGTGACGATCGATTCGATCCACCAAACGCAGCTACAGCAGCTGCTGCTGAGCTCCTCCCATCTCCTGGATTCTCCGCTCCGCTTTCTTCTCGGGAATAGTGGACTCCCTAGTCGTCTGCTCCATCGGCCTCGGTGAGATCGAAATCGAAGAATGGACGCAGAAGAGAGGCCATGGACGCAATGCAACCAAGCAAGAGCATCAGGAGCCATTAAAAAAAAGATGGCCTAATCGTCAATGCCCCTATAAAGTTGGGTCTATCACTGCTGTCCCTAGATTTGGAAACTTTTTTCGCCAAAGCCATTCGGTCGTCTCTCCGCTTGTTTTTCGCCGTTTGGGAggcctgacatgtggggtcaggcATGAGAAATGACCCAGTTGCCCATGGGTATAGAGACAAAACAGGTCTCCGTGTTGACTGGTATTGACCTCTCTCACTCTCCCCATCTCGCTCGATTCCTCCTCTGTCCCCATCCCCTAAGCCCTAGCGACGACAGGACAATCActgggctgcggcggcggcagggaGAGAAGAAATCGATCCCTCGTTCATGAGCCTCGGTATGGGATAGTGGTGCAACGAAGATAACGTTGCTCATCCTCTGCATTGGTGGCCCATAGAGGCGAACACGGCGATGGTCGACCGACCTTCCTGGTTCCGAGAAGGGTGAGTTATATTTTTCCCCCTTGCTTGCTTGTTCGTGGTGATTATGGACAGTTAGGTCCAAGTGTGTTATGTGTGATTGCTGCTTTTTGTGATCGTTGTTGTTCATCTGTAGGATGGATCCAAATAGTAGCTACAACATAGAATTTCGGATTGTTGCTGAAAATACTCATGCGCCGTGGTTTAGCTTGAACGAAGTTCTGGATGCTGATGTTGCAAACTACTCAAATGTGGTGTCTGGCATTGTGGATAAGTATCCTAGGCGTTATGGGGGTGTTTTCAGTCTGTTTTACTGGTGCCATGACACAAAGATGAACATCCCCTTGATCAATGACCAGCAGTTACTTGAGATGTTTGCCAAAAATAAAGCTAGCAAGTGTTGTTACATGACTTTAGCCTACCATAAACCCAACACTGACCCTCCTGTCATTCCTTCTTGGGATACCACTGCTAAGCAATCTGTTGAACCCACCATGACTCCTTCCATGCCTTGTCCTAGCTTTGCAGAACCAAGTCAAACAAACAGTGAAAATGCAGATGATGCAGTCCTTGCAAACCCAAACCCAGAGAATGAGTatgtgggtgttgatgaggaagggtTGTACATTGACCTTGGTCCACAGCACCCACCACCTCCACAACCTCAGTCTCAGCCTCAACCTACTAGCACACAAAATGAGTGCCCAAGTCCTGATAGAGCTGCATGCAATGAAAGTGACAGTGATGATAGAGTTGTTTATGATGATAGTCCTAATAGAGCTGTTTCTGATGATAACTATGAAATTGACCCTGATGACTTAGATGAAATGGTGAAAGACCATGAGCCTGATCTGATGGCACCAGCTGATTATGACAGAAACAACCCATCTATAACTGTAGGCAGTATGTTTGCAGACATGTTTCAATTTAAGATGGCTTTAGCTACTCATGCTGCAATAAGAGAGAATCGGTATTTCATTCAAAAGAGTGATATAGGAAGGTACAGAGTGTACTGCCACTAGAGGAATGATGGTTGCCCCTGGAGAATCCATGCATCAACCATGAGGGATGGTAAAACAATTCAGGTGATATATATGTTCATTAGTATTTAGCATTGTTCTTTGTTCATATTTAACATAGTCTACTGCCTTAACTTTGATGATTTGATTCACAGGTTAAGATGAACCCAGCCAGCCATGACTGTCAGAGCAAGAGGAGGACTGGAGTCCCTATTGGCTGCACCCAGTACTAGGTTTGTGAGAAAGTTATGGAATGGCTCAAAGAAGATGGAACTTTGGGTACTACTGAAttgatcaagaaactcaaggaacaTTTCAAGGTGGAGATGCCCTACATGAGAGTGTACAATGGTAAGAATCTTGCCATTGATAAGATTTATGGTCCATGGGACAAAAGTTTTGATAACTTGTATAGATTTAAGGCACAGATTGAGAGTGAGAGTCCTAGGTCATTGGTTGTGATTGATAACCACATAATCAACAACAAGCTAAGGTTCAATAGGTTCTTTTTTGCAATGAAAGCTTGTGTTGATGGTTTCCTTAGGGGTTGTAGACCTTACTTGGCAGTAGATAGCACATTCTTATATGGAAGGTTCAGGGGACAGTTATGCATAGCATATGCAGTTGATGGTCACAACTAGATGTACCCAGTTGCTGTAGGTATCATAGACTCTAAAACAAATGAGAATTGGGTTTGGTTCATGGAGAGGCTGAAGGATGCAATAGGCACCCCAGATGGTCTGACAATAAGCACAGACTGTGGACAGGCTATAATGCATGGGGTTAGTGAGGTTTTTCCACAGGCTGAGCACAGAGAGTGCATGTACCACCTTGTGCAGAACTTTAAGAAGAGGTACAATGGCAAAATATTTGATGATCATTTATGGGCATCCTCTTATTCTTGGACTAGGTACATGTTTGATAAGCATTATAATGCTATGGCTAGAGCCAAACCAGAGAGTATGAAGTACCTGCAAGAAACTCATAAGAAGTTGTGGAGTAGGAGCCAGTATGGAGTACAGAGCAAGGTTGACTATGTGACCAACAATTTAGTTGAGTCCTTTAATAATTGGataaagaaagaaaagggcaagCATTTAGATGATTTGATGGATACCATCAGACATAAGATGCTAATTAAATGGAATAACAGGAAAAAAGTTACAAAAAAGTTTGAAGGCAAGATCCTACCCCACATTGTGCAGAAGTTGAGAGAGGACAGCTTCAACCTAGACATTGATGTCATTACAGAGAATGATGGAGTAGCAGAAGTTTGTGCAAAGGGGAGCAGTGATACAGCATTTAGGTTTGTGGTGAACTTAAAGGAGAGAACCTATGTTTGCATGGTGTGGCAAGGAACAGGAATACCATGCAAGCATGCAATTGCCTACATCACTTTCATTCCTGGACAGAAGCTAGAGGACTATGTGGATGACTGCTATTTAGTGGAGAGGTTCAGAGCTGCATATGATGGTGTGATCCCATCCATTCCAGACAAGTCTATGTGGCCCAAAGCCACACATGGCTTTTTTATGCATCCTCCATTATTGAAGTCCACAgtaggaagaaggaagaacagaTACCAAGGAGCATTAGAAGGAGGAAGCAGTAGGAAGACAAAGAGGCATGAGTGCCCTATATGCCATCAGTTGGGGCACCACTGGTACACTTGCAAGAATGGTGATCCAGCAGACATTGCTGCAATGAA is from Miscanthus floridulus cultivar M001 unplaced genomic scaffold, ASM1932011v1 os_1669_1_2, whole genome shotgun sequence and encodes:
- the LOC136534204 gene encoding protein ENHANCED DISEASE RESISTANCE 2-like, translating into MMSSSSSSVVYEGWMVRYGRRKIGRSFVHTRYFVLEPRMLSYYKRKPQHKADKVGGKLPIKSLPIDGNCRVEDRGLKMHHGHMLYVLCVYNKREKHNRITMAAFNIQEALIWKEKIEMVIDQQQGVAPSDGNKAFSTSQQKASLENGRKSSSSDRESQYSHEEEEEEENQRSLLRRTTIGNGPPESLYDWTRENDLGISNQGSPEQVFSRGHWCLVRCQNGLRIFEELQDVDYLARSCSRAMKAVDVVEASCEAIFQLVMSMDTTRFEWDCSFQYGSLVEEVDGHTAILYHRLQLDWFPMFVWPRDLCYVRYWRRNDDGSYVVLFQSREHQNCGPQPGFVRAHIESGGFNISPLKSRNGRIRTQVQHLMQIDLKGWGVGYVPSFQQHCLLHMLNSVAGTNNLLNKFWMVSLLFFLCCT